Genomic segment of Mytilus edulis chromosome 12, xbMytEdul2.2, whole genome shotgun sequence:
aatattaGGCTtcttaatgataaaaataagtgttTGCGAAACTGCTATATAAcatgtgtaatttttctgaatgaacggttggttcaattattttgaatttgtatatgtttgtcaaatggtcaaagtaaatactttgtcaaaattttaagaaaattaaacgagccaaattaattttagttacaGTGTTAGGTGCCACCTTAATTcaggaataaaaaaatatgtttcaaattCTGTAACAGATCTTCTaagaatattttatgatataaaacaaaaatgacccAAGCATGTAAGAACCTCCACAAATTACTAGACAGTACACTACGAATAATTTAAATcttagaaaaagatttttaaaaattttcatatgatgaatttGTTCAATGCAATACTTTgagaaatttaaaacattttgttaaaataagacTCGTGTTTTTATAACTTGGATATACATAAAGGATAAACATAAAACCCTGTTTAGTTTGGTCAGGTATTCATCTCTAGTAAACAAATACGGATTTCACATAGTGTGATTTGAACCTTCACCGACGATACATTAATTGTCTATCTTAATGTGTATCTGAAACTTATGACGTGGATTTTATAACTGTTCACTATTAAAGTCGTTTAACAGAAATCCGTGTTCTCTTTTGAAACATAGTCGGACCCTCAATAGATTTCCGTTAATAAGCAGCGCAGAAATATCAGGCATATGTACAAAACGGACAGTTGCCGTCTATAGAAATATTTACCATCTCCTTGCAAGCAGCTCTAATCTTTGTCGGACTCATAATCAGATCATTACACAGGTTAACATCAAATGCATTGTCTTTGAGTAAATGTTCTATCCTCTATTACTGTCTTGCAAAAACCTATCAGATGTGTCCCTCTCATACCGCCAACCCGATTAACGCCACCTCCTTTGTCCATTAGTAACTGTACTATCTTCTTATTGTTCTTTTTGAAAGCAGCTCTTAGAGGTGTCTCTCTCATACCATCCACTTGGTTAACATAACCTCCTTTGTAAATTAGTAACCGTACTATCTTTCATTTCCACTGTTACATGCAACTGTCAGAGGTGTTCTTCTCATACCATCAATCTTGTTAACATCACTTCCTACGCCTATAAGTATACGTAATATCTTCTCATTTCCCCTCTTGCATGTAGCTGTCATTGGTGTGTCTCTCATACCATCCACTTGGTTAACATAACATCCATTGTGTATAAGTAACTGTACtatcttcttattttttctcTCGCAAGCAACTGTCAGAGGTGAATCTCTCATACCATCCCTCCTTTGTCTATAATCAACGGTACCATCTTCTCATCTTCACTTTGACAGGCAACTGTCAGAGGTGTCCTTCTCATTCCATCCATCTTGTTAACACTACATCCATTGTCTATAAGTAAACGTAATATCTTCTCATTTCCCCTTTTGCAAGCAGCTGTAACAGGAGTTTCACTAATACCATTTACCTTGTTAAGATCAGCTCCATTGTCTATAAGTAATTGGACTTTCTTCTCATTCCCTCTTCCACAAGCCGCTATAAGTAGTGCCTCACTCATATTATCAACCTTGTTTATATTGCCTCCTTTGTATATAAGTGACTGGACTATATTCACATGTTCTCCCATGCAAGCAACTGTCAGAGGTGTCCTTCCCATACCATCAGTTTGGTTAATATCACATTAGTTGTCAATAATTAACTGTACTATCTTCTCATTTTCCCTCCTGCAAGCAGCTGTCAGATGTGTCTCTATAAAACCATCTACCTGATTAACGCATCCTCATGTATCTATAAGTAACTGTATCATCTTATCATTTCCTATCTCACATGCAGCTTTCAGAGGTTTGTCTCCGATATCGTCACATTGATGGATATTACCTCCACTGTTTATAAGTAACTGCACTATCTTCTCATTTTCTCTCTTGCAGGCAGCTGTCAAAGGGGTCTCTCTTAAACCATCCACCTGGTTGACACCTCCTCCTTTGTCTATAAGTAACTGTACTATCTTCTCATTTCCTCTCCTACAACTCTCCGTCATAGGTGTTTCTCACATATCAGTAATCTGGTTAACATTACTTCCTTTGTCTATTAGTAACTGTACTGTCTTCTCGTGTTGTCTCCTGCAAGCAGCTGTCAGAGGTGTATGTCCCATACCATATACCTGATTAACAATACATCCTTTGCTTATAAGAAACTGTACAATCTTATCATTCCCATAGATACAAGCAGATGTCAAAGGTGTCTCAAGCATGCCATTAGCCTGGTTAATATCACCTCATTGTCTATAAGTAGCTGTACTATCTTTTTATATCCTCTCTTGCAAGCAGCTGTCAAAGATGTATCTAGCATACCATCCACCTGATTAACATCACATCCATTGTCAATAATTAACTGGACTATCTCATCGTTTTCCCCGTTGCAGGCAGCTGTCAGAAGTGTATTGTGCGAAAACCCTTTGTTCAAATTAACATCTTTGGAAATGAAATACATTACGATATTATAGTATCCTCGGAAGCATGATGTTACGGTGATGTCTTATAAAGTATGTTGATCAAATATGTGGTCGTTTTCTATTGATTTTAAAACTTTGAGAAGTAAACCCTATATTTTTCAAGCTTCATCTGTGCAttcgaaaaaaaacattaattcacTTTTCCAtgttttaaatcatgttttattctTTCAAAGTAATCATGTTCGTACTTCCTCGATACAACCATGGTGTATTTGCCAAATTGATCATTAATCGATTCTAGCAGTATCCGCTCATTGACAACCTCGATGTATGCATATCGCAATATACCTCTGATAAGTGCATCCTTTTTACCAAAATAATAACACATAAACTCTAACATTCTGCCATGTATAACCCAATACTGTTTTTTAGTTTTCCGTAAGTAAGTGCCAATGATTTGGTCCAAGACCCTTTTTGTTTTACACATAGAAGTACCTTGATTAACTCcgcaaatgttaaaaatatttttaatgtctttttgattaatgtttatattttcaatatcaatatcaaaTACAGACTCATTAACGATGCCATTGTGAATAACGCACAAAAAAAGTGCGCAATATTTGTATGGATCAATTGATTACAATTTCCCCATTCATTTCGATATGTGTCGTAAGGACAGTGGAACAAATCTGTCTATTTAAAATGTTCATATTTGGAATAAAGATAACACATCAGAGGTGTGAATAGCTCATGTTGATCCcttaaaagcttaatattatttttgtttagatACTTAGCACATATCTTTAATTTGTCTTCCTTTGAATATATTGCAGACAAATTAATAATACTTAGTGATAACAGAACAGAAAGCATGGAATTTTGCATCCCTATAAATATCTAATCGGCATGttgctgttgtttttgttttcccCCTTTCCAACAATCGTTTTAAAGTCACTTCATTTTAACCAAATATTCAATATCACCAAAACTAACCGTAAATCTACCACAGATATCATCAAGAACATACATCTgccttattttctttttataatgacGGATTATATCCTGAATTTCGTAAGAAGGAATTGTACTGTATTTAATCTTGTCATGTATTTTTAAAGCTATATGATGCATCAACATACTCTTTCCTATACCAGATTCACCTACTATCAATACAGCTGGTTTTAACTCAAGTATATCAGAGACCGCTTTTACAACGGGTGTTTCAACAAACAACAAGTCTTGCTCCATCCAACATTCAATATCGACTTTGTGAGAATCTGAAACAACAATGGTAAACAGTAGGTTCGATAAGGTTCTAAAATTGCCCCCTTATTagcttaaatttaaaattataatttattga
This window contains:
- the LOC139497443 gene encoding ankyrin repeat and SOCS box protein 8-like, which produces MGRTPLTVACMGEHVNIVQSLIYKGGNINKVDNMSEALLIAACGRGNEKKVQLLIDNGADLNKVNGISETPVTAACKRGNEKILRLLIDNGCSVNKMDGMRRTPLTVACQSEDEKMVPLIIDKGGMV